A window of the Deltaproteobacteria bacterium HGW-Deltaproteobacteria-18 genome harbors these coding sequences:
- a CDS encoding alpha-hydroxy-acid oxidizing enzyme, producing MKEIRKTARDLMTGFCRVCPVCNGKACAGEVPGMGGLGTGSAFMTNVQALAKVTFNMRLVHEITEPDTSTNILGLDLSMPVMAAPIGGVSFNMGGKRTEEEYINAIIDGSRQAGIIGCTGDGVPPFIHESGLAAISVAGGHGIPFIKPWEDAELYEKLAKAKDSGATIIGMDIDAAGLITLRKMGRPVSPKSVDKLREIIARAGVKFIIKGIMTPQDASLALQAGADAIVVSNHGGRVLDHTPGTAEVLPTIAEQMKGKLGIIVDGGIRAGADVLKMLALGADAVMVGRPFSIAAMGGLTEGVVAYSETLRTELMQAMVMTGTESVAKISPALLYRKA from the coding sequence ATGAAGGAAATACGTAAAACAGCCCGCGATTTGATGACCGGTTTCTGCCGGGTTTGCCCTGTTTGCAACGGCAAGGCCTGTGCCGGAGAAGTTCCGGGCATGGGCGGACTCGGCACCGGTTCGGCCTTCATGACAAACGTGCAGGCCCTGGCCAAAGTCACTTTCAACATGCGTCTGGTGCATGAAATTACCGAACCTGACACCAGCACCAACATCCTTGGCCTTGATTTGTCCATGCCCGTGATGGCGGCTCCCATCGGCGGAGTTTCATTCAATATGGGGGGCAAGCGTACCGAAGAGGAATACATAAACGCCATCATTGACGGCAGCAGGCAGGCTGGCATCATCGGATGCACCGGAGACGGAGTGCCGCCCTTCATCCACGAATCGGGCCTGGCGGCCATATCGGTAGCCGGCGGGCACGGCATCCCCTTTATCAAGCCCTGGGAAGACGCAGAACTCTATGAAAAATTGGCCAAGGCCAAGGACAGTGGCGCCACTATAATAGGAATGGACATCGACGCGGCGGGTCTCATCACACTGCGCAAGATGGGACGTCCGGTCTCTCCCAAATCGGTGGACAAACTGCGGGAAATTATTGCCAGGGCGGGAGTGAAGTTCATCATCAAAGGCATCATGACCCCGCAAGACGCCTCACTGGCTTTGCAGGCAGGAGCCGATGCCATCGTCGTTTCCAACCATGGCGGACGAGTTCTCGATCATACTCCCGGGACGGCCGAAGTACTGCCGACCATTGCCGAGCAAATGAAGGGAAAACTGGGAATAATCGTGGACGGGGGGATACGCGCCGGGGCCGACGTGCTCAAGATGCTCGCGCTTGGGGCTGACGCGGTCATGGTCGGCAGACCTTTCAGCATCGCGGCCATGGGCGGTCTGACCGAAGGCGTTGTCGCCTACAGCGAAACACTTCGCACCGAGCTCATGCAGGCCATGGTCATGACCGGCACTGAATCAGTGGCGAAGATCTCTCCTGCGCTACTCTACCGCAAGGCCTGA
- a CDS encoding sugar transferase has protein sequence MKASCWSTTWFHASSRCCRTSCRGAATERGNRSMFKEQILIITNLLLLADGLVIITGAYAAWHICWEMSGGDFGMSHWVFVTMVLSLMFLNSFVMGRFGFYSDRFAVGCLEGLRKVTLGVVVDFSVLTLGVFMLEPEGISRLFIGIYGWIVFCGLLMVRMLATNFVRQRVQRSPQVERVLLVGSRDRVQAVKDALSAQQGWGHRLGGWLSFGDEQEIECVPHLGAHNCLREVLLRDEFDEVIFALPPDAPVKLRDKVESCRMLGITARIVPGMFDPDEVVRGLTVEHVGNVPTLAVYGSRISTSGLFYKRILDILGGVVGSAILLVILPFVALAIRMDSPGPIFFRQTRVGRNNRHFSLYKFRTMYADAEARKQELLCHNEMQGCMFKMKDDPRITPVGRFLRKTSLDEFPQFLNVLCGDMSLVGTRPPTPDEVGLYEPWQRRRISMKPGITGLWQISGRNRIKDFQDVVALDLSYIDGWRFMHDIEILLKTVRVVLARDGAS, from the coding sequence ATGAAGGCCAGTTGCTGGTCGACGACATGGTTTCACGCATCGTCCCGCTGCTGCCGGACTTCGTGCCGGGGCGCGGCGACGGAAAGAGGGAATAGGTCCATGTTCAAGGAACAGATTCTCATCATCACCAATCTGCTGCTTCTGGCTGACGGCCTGGTCATCATCACGGGCGCCTACGCGGCCTGGCACATCTGCTGGGAGATGTCCGGCGGGGACTTCGGCATGTCGCACTGGGTTTTCGTGACCATGGTGCTCTCGCTCATGTTTCTGAACAGTTTCGTCATGGGGCGCTTCGGGTTCTACAGCGACCGCTTCGCTGTGGGCTGCCTGGAAGGCCTGCGCAAGGTCACCCTGGGCGTGGTCGTGGATTTTTCCGTGCTGACTCTTGGCGTATTCATGCTCGAACCGGAGGGCATAAGCCGCCTGTTCATCGGCATCTACGGCTGGATCGTGTTCTGCGGACTGCTCATGGTGCGGATGCTGGCGACCAACTTCGTGCGCCAGCGCGTGCAACGCAGTCCGCAGGTGGAGCGGGTGCTGCTGGTCGGCAGCCGGGACCGCGTGCAGGCTGTGAAGGACGCCCTCTCGGCCCAGCAGGGCTGGGGGCACAGGCTGGGGGGCTGGCTGTCCTTCGGCGATGAGCAGGAAATCGAGTGCGTGCCGCACCTGGGTGCCCACAACTGCCTGCGCGAGGTGCTGCTCCGGGACGAGTTCGACGAGGTCATTTTTGCCCTGCCTCCGGACGCCCCGGTCAAACTGCGCGACAAGGTCGAGAGCTGCCGCATGCTCGGGATCACGGCTCGTATCGTGCCCGGCATGTTCGATCCCGACGAGGTCGTGCGCGGGCTGACCGTGGAGCATGTGGGCAATGTGCCGACCCTGGCCGTTTACGGCTCGCGCATCAGCACTTCGGGGCTTTTCTACAAGCGTATCCTCGACATTCTGGGCGGCGTGGTGGGCTCCGCCATCCTCCTGGTCATACTGCCCTTCGTGGCCCTGGCCATACGGATGGATTCGCCGGGGCCGATCTTTTTCCGGCAGACCCGCGTGGGTCGCAACAACCGGCACTTTTCCCTGTACAAGTTCAGGACCATGTACGCCGACGCGGAGGCCCGCAAGCAGGAGCTCTTGTGTCACAACGAGATGCAGGGCTGCATGTTCAAGATGAAGGACGACCCGCGCATCACACCGGTGGGGCGTTTTTTGCGCAAGACCTCCCTGGACGAGTTCCCGCAGTTTCTGAACGTGCTCTGCGGGGATATGAGCCTGGTGGGCACGCGGCCCCCGACCCCGGACGAGGTGGGCCTCTACGAGCCCTGGCAGCGTCGGCGCATCTCCATGAAGCCCGGCATCACTGGGCTGTGGCAGATCTCGGGGCGTAACCGGATCAAGGATTTTCAGGACGTGGTGGCGCTGGACCTGAGCTATATCGACGGCTGGCGGTTCATGCACGACATCGAGATACTTTTGAAGACCGTGCGGGTGGTGCTGGCCCGTGACGGAGCATCCTAG